A window of the Verrucomicrobiota bacterium genome harbors these coding sequences:
- a CDS encoding transcriptional regulator: TGEIGDGKIFVLDLAECIRIRTGATGREAIG; encoded by the coding sequence ACCGGCGAGATCGGCGACGGCAAGATCTTCGTCCTCGACCTCGCCGAGTGCATCCGCATCCGCACCGGCGCCACCGGCCGCGAAGCGATCGGGTAG